One Archangium violaceum genomic window, TCCAGGTCCTCCTTCACGGTGCAAGTCATTGGCACCGGTGTAGATTCCAGGCCATGCGGTCTTCTCGCAAAGGGTGGGGCCTCTTCATCGGAGCCGTCCTGTTGGCCGGGGTGCTCTGGTTCGCGGGGCGGCCCTCGGAGCCGGCTCCTTCCGTCGTCCCCCCGCGTGCTCCGGCCACCCGTGCGCCGGTCACCTCCGGGAACGGGGCCTCCGTACGAGCGGAGGATGCGCGGGACTCGTCACAGCGGGGTGTTTCCCTGGCGCCGTCCGGGAGCATGGAGCGCTGCCTGGAGCTCGACTCCTGCGAGTCGCGGACGCTCGACATCACGTTGCCGCACGGCGTGCTCGTGCGTGGCAGGGTGGTGGACGAGGCCGGACACCCCGTGGACGGGGTTCGAGTGGCGCTGAGCCGTCCTCCTCCAGGGGGAGGGGAGGATGCGCCTGTCTTCGTCTCCACCGTGTCCGACGCGGAGGGGACGTTCAGCCTGGATGCGCCGGAGCCCGGGGACTACACCGCTCACCTGTCGCACCCGGACTTCCTCGTCACCGAGGGGCCCGTGTCGGCTCCGGTGGAGGGGGCTCGGCTGGTGCTGCGCTCCGGCACGCACGTGGAGGTCGAGGTGGTGGACGAGTCCGGACGGCCCGTCGCCGAGGCCGAGGTGTCCGTCCGCGTCGCGGGCGCCGAGGATTCCCATGAGGAGAAGACGGGCACCACGGACGAGCGCGGCAAGGTGACGCTGAAGGGCTTCGAGCCCGGGAAGTACGTGGTGACGGCCCAGCTCCCCTTGGAGGGGCATCTGCGCAGGGTGCGTCGGAGCGTGGAGTCCCGCGGCGCGGAGTTGCTACGGGTGCGTCTGTCTTTCGAGGCGGGCCTGGAGCTCTCGGGGGTGGTGGTGGATGGCGAGGGCCTGCCGGTGGAGGGCGCGCGGGTCGAACTGGCGCCCGTTCCCCTGAGGGACTCGCGTGAGGGGCATGACACACGGGAGGAGTCCGTTCCCGAGTCCCTGGCGGATGCGTGGGACTCCGAGTCGGTGCGTCCGCTCCTGACGGATGCGCGGGGGCGGTTCACCATGAAGCATCTGAGGCCGGGCTACTACCAGGTGACGGTGCTGAAGGAGGGGTATGTCCTCCGAGCGCCGACGGCGCAGGGGGAGATGGACTCCACGCCGAGCGTCATCGTGTCCGCCGGGGCGCGCGAGGTCCGCCTGGTGCTCGACTTCCTGGGTATGGTGAAGGGGAGGGTGGTCCGTGCGGATGGCTCGCCGGTGACCCGCTTCCGGCTCAATGACCTTCCCGTGGAGGACGAGCAGGGCGTGTTCCGTTGGCCCATCGAAGAGGATGGAGAGCTGGTGCTGACCTTCGCCGCGCAGGACCTGGCGGGCACGGAGCGGAAGGAGCGTGTGCGGCGGGGCGAGGCCGTGGACCTGGGCGACATCGTGCTGCGGCTCGGGCGCGAGGTGCGCGTGCGGGTGGTGGACGCGGAGAGCGCCAGGCCGGTGCGCGGCGCCCTCCTGGACCTGCGGACGCCCGAGCAGGGGGGCGCGGCTTCGACGCGCTCGTTGCTCTTCCGGGAGACGGCGATCTCTCGGTACAGCGGTCGGTTCCGCATGTCGACGCGCCTCATCCTGACGAACGAGGAGGGCGTGGGGGTGCTCCCCCATGTGGAGTCGCAACCGCTGCTGCTGATCGCGCGCCATGATGATTTCCTGGAGACGCGTGTGCCGCTCGGAGCGGAGCAGCGGGAGGTGGTGGTGCCGCTGAACGCGGGGGCCAGGGTGGTGGGCACCGTGCGGGCCGGGACGGTCGCTGTCGACAGCGGCACGGTGCTGTTGTGTTCGCCGGACGGAGGGCCCTCCGTGCTCGCCGTCATCCACGAGGGAGCGTATTCGTCCGGGCCCTTGAGGGCGGGGCGCTACACCCTCCAGGTGGCGGTGGGGAACGTTTCCTCCGACGAGCCGCCCCCCGTCTTCCTCCCCCGTTCCGTGGAGGTGCCCGCGAGCGGGAAGGTGACGCTGGACTTCGAGGCCGCGCCGCGCGGGACCGCCGTGGAGCCCCAGGCGACATGCCGCTGAGCCCTTCCACGGTATTGGGCTTTTCCGGCTTGACTGGATAACTCGTGGCGGACTTCTAATGGATGTCTTCACCCGGAGTTGAAGAGGAGAAGAGCCGATGAACCCGTCCAACAACTCGAAGCCCACCAAGTCCCTGAAGAAGCTCGTCCTGAACACGGAGACCGTGCGCGTCCTCACCCAGTCCGAGACGGCGGCCCCGGGCGTCGGCCGCGATGCCGGCCCCCGTCCGTCCGGCTCCGACTATTGCGGCGACTCCATCTTCCTCGTCTGCGGCTGCTAGTATCGGCCCGTAGCGAGCGACGTGCCGGCTCACCGTCGGCGGCCATCCCCTTCGCGTGGCTCGTCGCAGAGAAACCGAATGGTCCCCATCGGCGGTGAGCAGTTTCCGGGTGACGGAGCGTGGCGCCCCCTCCTGGAGGGACAGGCGCGCCAGTCCGCCACCACCCTCCTCCGCTCCCTGGCGGAGGCCCTGCGTTCCCCTTCGAGTCATCCGACTCCCTCGCTCGGCAGTGGCTCCGCGGGGGCCGCCCTGTGTCTGGCCTACGTGGGCACCGCGATCGGTGAGGAGCCGCTCGTCGACGACGCCGTCACCCTGCTGTCCTCGGCCATCGAGCAGGCGGGCGCGCGCCAGATGTCCCCGGCTTTCGCCGAGGGCCTCGCCGGCGTGGGGTGGGCCATCGAGCACCTGCGGAAGGAGCTCGGGTGGGGCGACGGGGATGATCCCAACGAGATGCTCGATGACGTGCTCCTGCGGCATGTCTCCCGGGACGCGTGGCTCCAGCCCTGGGGACACCTCGAGGGACTGACGGGGGTGGGCGCCTACTTCCTGGAGCGGCTTCCCTCGCCCCGGGCTCGCGCGGGCCTGGAGCGGATCGTCCTGCACCTGCTCGAGGGGGCCTGGTCCACCCAGGGCCTCGGCCGCACCTGGTGGACGATGCGGCAGCTCCTGCCCGAGCCCCTGCGCTCCCGGCATCGGTTCGGCCACTATGACCTGGGCGTCGCTCACGGCGTCCCCGGCATCCTCGGCTTCCTGGGCCAGGTGTCCGCCGCGGGCATCGCCCGGCCGGAGAGCCAGGGGGTGGCTTCCAAGGCCATGGAGTGGCTCTGGTCGAGGCGCACGTCCGAGGAGCCGTCCCGCTTCCCCGCGTATGACGGCTCGGAGGTGCCCCACCCTCCCGCTCCCGAGGGCTGGGAGCATGGCGCCATCGGCCTGGGGAGCGCGCTGCTCGTCACCGCGGACGCGCTCGGGGATACGGGGCGGGCCTCCTCGCTGCTGTCCTGGCTCCGCGCCACGGCGCTCGCGAATACGGAGATCTCGGGCGACGACGTCGGGCTGCGCCGCGGCGCCGCGGGGCTGGGCCACCTCTACAACCGGCTCCACCAGCGGACCGGAGAGGCGGTCTTCGCCGAACGGGCCCGCGCGTGGCTGCTGCACGCGATGGAGCGGGCCGCACGGCAGACGCGGCTGGGGCTGCTCGATGGGGCAGCCGGAACGGCGCTGGCGCTCCTGGCGGCCACCTCGTCCCAGGCGCCGGCCTGGGATCGCCTGTTGTTGCTCTCCACTCGAGGCTCACCATGACTCCCGCGCAGGACTTCGCGCACCGGGTGGAGGCCTTCCTCGAGAGCCTCCGCCAACAGGACACCCTGGCCATCATCCAGTACGGCAGCTCGCTGCGCCCGGCGGACTTCGTGCCCGGCCAGAGCGATCTGGATCTCATCGTCATCTCGCACGAGCCGCTGCGGGATGTGGCCAATGATCTCGGCTACAGCTACACCTTCATCCCCCCGCGCGAGTTCATCGCGAGCATCACCGCCGGGGACATGTTCTGGTTGTCCGCCCTGCAGTCCGGGCAGGTGCGCCATGATCCCCAGGGCTTCCTGCGCAACCTCCAGGCGCTCATCGCCAGCGGGCTCGACCTGAGGCCCAACCTCACGACGATCCGCAGCTGCGCCGTGCTCATCGGCACCCAGCTCGAATCCGCCATGTCGCTCTACTTCTCGGGAGGGGAGGGCGCGTCGGCTCGCATCCTTCGCCTGCTCTATTCGGCGGCGAAGGGGATTGGCGGCTACATCGCGATCGCCGCCACCGGGGAGGATCCCCACGGCTTCGAGGGCATCGCACGCACCCTGGAGGGCTCCTACCCGGAGACCGCCGCGCTCATGCGCACCACCCGCGAGCGCATGCGCCAGCCCGAGCGTTTCCCGCACCAGCCCCGTCCCCGCACGCACCTCGAGGACGATGCGCTGGGCCGTTGCATCCTCGAGGTCGAGCGCGCCTACATCGAAGGGGTCGCGCTCGTCCCGGGGCGGCGGATGACCAACACGCTCATCGACGAGTACCAGCGCGGCCCCACGCCCCTGGGGGCCACGTTGTTCGTGCGCATGGACAACAACCGGCACACGCACTTCGTGGTCGGCCGCTCCGGGGGCGGCTACTGCCTGTTCGGCCTGTCGGACACGCGCCAGCCCCAGGGCCCCTTCTTCCGCCAGAACTTCCCCGATCGCCAGGGCCTCGAGAGTGTCCTCGGTCCGGTGGCCCTCCCTTCGTGAGCAGCAGGAGCACTCGAGATGATCGTCCTCGGTTTCAACCACGGTGGTGTCGGTGACGCGGAGACGCCGTTCGGCCATGACGCGGGGGCCGCCCTCGTCATCGGCGGGAAGGTGGTGGCCGCCGCCGAGGAGGAGCGCTTCGCGCGCGTCAAGCACACCTCCCGCTTCCCCGCCGGAGCCATTACGTACTGCCTGGAGACGGCCGGCATCGGCCTGGAGCAGGTGGATTGCTTCTGCTTCCCCTGGAACCCGGAGCTGGACCGGCAGAACGTGGCGCGCGCGGACATCGAGCTGTCCTTGATTTTCAACCGTCACAGCCTGCGCTCGCTCGTCCACGCCGAGCTCTTCGACGGGTTCCGCGCCCACTTCGGCTTCACCGTCCCCGAGCAGCGTCGCCGCCGCGTGCCCCACCACCTGGCCCATGCGGCGAGCACCTTCTTCTGCTCGCCCTTCGAGCAGGCCGCGTACCTGGTGGTGGATGCATACGGTGAGATGGTCAGCACCTCGTACGGCCGGGGCCGGGACACGCACCTGGAGCCCATGGAGCACACGCTGCTGCCGACGAGCATCGGGGTGCTCTACGCGGACGTCACCCGCCTGCTCGGCTTCCACAGCCGCGAGGACGAGTACAAGGTCATGGGTCTGGCCGCTCATGGCTCCCCGGAGCGCTTCCGCGAGCTGTTCCGCTGCCAGTGGCGCCCCACGTCCACCGGTGTGGAGCAGGTCAGCGACGAGCGCTCCCGTGCCGCCGTGCTCGAGCTGACCCGCTACCGGCGTCTCCCCCGGACGCCCGTCACCGCCGAGCACCAGGACATCGCCGCCGCGCTGCAGGAGTGTCTGGAGGAGCAGATGCTCCACCTGGCCCGGGTCGTCCGGGAGCAGA contains:
- a CDS encoding carboxypeptidase regulatory-like domain-containing protein, giving the protein MERCLELDSCESRTLDITLPHGVLVRGRVVDEAGHPVDGVRVALSRPPPGGGEDAPVFVSTVSDAEGTFSLDAPEPGDYTAHLSHPDFLVTEGPVSAPVEGARLVLRSGTHVEVEVVDESGRPVAEAEVSVRVAGAEDSHEEKTGTTDERGKVTLKGFEPGKYVVTAQLPLEGHLRRVRRSVESRGAELLRVRLSFEAGLELSGVVVDGEGLPVEGARVELAPVPLRDSREGHDTREESVPESLADAWDSESVRPLLTDARGRFTMKHLRPGYYQVTVLKEGYVLRAPTAQGEMDSTPSVIVSAGAREVRLVLDFLGMVKGRVVRADGSPVTRFRLNDLPVEDEQGVFRWPIEEDGELVLTFAAQDLAGTERKERVRRGEAVDLGDIVLRLGREVRVRVVDAESARPVRGALLDLRTPEQGGAASTRSLLFRETAISRYSGRFRMSTRLILTNEEGVGVLPHVESQPLLLIARHDDFLETRVPLGAEQREVVVPLNAGARVVGTVRAGTVAVDSGTVLLCSPDGGPSVLAVIHEGAYSSGPLRAGRYTLQVAVGNVSSDEPPPVFLPRSVEVPASGKVTLDFEAAPRGTAVEPQATCR
- a CDS encoding lanthionine synthetase LanC family protein, which encodes MVPIGGEQFPGDGAWRPLLEGQARQSATTLLRSLAEALRSPSSHPTPSLGSGSAGAALCLAYVGTAIGEEPLVDDAVTLLSSAIEQAGARQMSPAFAEGLAGVGWAIEHLRKELGWGDGDDPNEMLDDVLLRHVSRDAWLQPWGHLEGLTGVGAYFLERLPSPRARAGLERIVLHLLEGAWSTQGLGRTWWTMRQLLPEPLRSRHRFGHYDLGVAHGVPGILGFLGQVSAAGIARPESQGVASKAMEWLWSRRTSEEPSRFPAYDGSEVPHPPAPEGWEHGAIGLGSALLVTADALGDTGRASSLLSWLRATALANTEISGDDVGLRRGAAGLGHLYNRLHQRTGEAVFAERARAWLLHAMERAARQTRLGLLDGAAGTALALLAATSSQAPAWDRLLLLSTRGSP